Part of the Desulfobulbaceae bacterium genome, TTGCAAATCTACCATTCAATTTAAAGATACTGTTTTCCATACTTTCTGTTCTTGTCTGTTCTTTGGCAGTCGGAGGACATTTGATGAACAATTTTGTAGAAAACCAGATGACCGCCACCTATCTTGATTCCGTTGACACCTTGTCGAGGTCTCTACAGGAAGGAGTTAAAGGTTCTTTAGAAAGAGGCCAGATGAAAACTTTCAAAAAACTGCTGGCTTCGCAGCTGCAAGTTAAGGGAGTTCTTGATGTTTCCCTCTATAGTAAAGAGGGTAAAATCAATCTCTCGTCATCTGAGATTGGTGCCGTTCCGGCCCTTTTGCCTGCTGNNNNNNNNNNNNNNNNNTTTTTCTTCATTCCTAAAGCCGCTTCGGGTCATTTCTGACAACACCGTTAAGATTTACACCCCCGAAATCATATCAGGAGACTGTCTCAGGTGTCACCCCAGTTGGAATATAGGTGAACAAGGCGGGGTTGTTACTCTCACGTATGATTTGACCGATCTACAGAAAACCATCGATTATCAGCGTTTCATGCTGATAATCGGCATTGTGATTTTT contains:
- a CDS encoding methyl-accepting chemotaxis protein is translated as MSKKSFANLPFNLKILFSILSVLVCSLAVGGHLMNNFVENQMTATYLDSVDTLSRSLQEGVKGSLERGQMKTFKKLLASQLQVKGVLDVSLYSKEGKINLSSSEIGAVPALLPA